One Magnolia sinica isolate HGM2019 chromosome 2, MsV1, whole genome shotgun sequence genomic window, AGAGTACTGCTTGCTCGATCGATCAAACTAGTCATTCGATTGATCAAACTGgtccttcgatcgatcgaaccacCCTGTTGATTGCTTGATCTATGTTTCGAATTATGGATTTTTGTAGCTGGACTATTTTGCGCTACCTTCGATCGATTGAACAATTCTCTCGATCAATTGAACAAAATCAAAATATTCATATTTAAGTCTCtggactgtttttttttttttttgctttgtcaCATTTGATTGATTAAACTTATCAGTTGATCAATCAATCTGGTGTTATTTGAAACAAGTCcagatgatccaaatctcataacttttttatttttcttgttttaaatGATCCATTGATCATATGGCTCAATCTAAAGCCATCCATTGACTCCCAAAATCCCAAATTGAGAATGGGTCAATAGATCActtaaatccagaccattcatgcTTTCAACTTTTAGATCTAAGATGCACGATTGTACCAtttcatatttatggcccatcaaaCGGTTAGATCCACCCATACTCTTTGGGTTATAATTTAGATATATTCTAGGATGAGCATAAATGGTGAGGGTTAGATCTGATCCGTCCGATCACCATCCTAGAATCTAAGGTATAAATGATTCATACAGTTAAATCTGATTAATATGCCCCATCCATTGatcagattgatctgaaaattaAGGTACCGATATCTTTTGGCCCTTATGATCAAATGATCCATTTAGATCTATCCTAACATAGTCGGATGCAAGCAATTTAATTCATTCCTAAAATACTATCACATATATCTGAAATTCCAAATCATATTTTACTTAAGATTTCTTTACACACCTATGCAATAATTGTGTGGCCTATCAACaccatacattatatatataaatcgggcagaaataaacaaaataacataGAAATAAAAAGATCCAAGAGTAAAAACTTACCTGATTATGCTATCCTAgaatctcttctctttctctctttgatttTCTTTCACTCTTTCGGTTTTTCTGTAGGAAACCTCTCTAATATCcctttttaaagataatttttctAGATAACATAGGATgggcacatcctcccttatccatAATTTGAAATCTTTATGGCATTTGACAAAAAGTTATTATTATTGCTCAAAGAATCGATATTCTGACCTCATTAACAAATCTTTGTGGCATTTGACAAAAAGTTATTATTAGTGCTTCAGGAATTAATCTTTCGGCCTCATCTACAACCGAGCGTCACGATGACAAGGGTCAATCGCTCAATTTCTCTCAACCAAGAGTGTCtataccaactcaactattaatttgtttttattcttaaattaaaataaaaattttaagaataAATTGTAATTCTAAGTGCATGAAAATTCAGGGTCCTTACATCACCGAACACAATAAACCCCTGATGTGGTGACAATTGATTGGGCCATGTCCAATTGTTTGAGACGGGGCTCAGTCAACTACGTGCTCGAGTGTCACTCATGGGCTGGCCCAATCAAGCataacgacatcagggccttaCTGCCTTGGGTGATGTGGGTGGAACTCATGTTTTGGTTTGGGCAGTTGGTTTACCCATGAAACTCATGTTTTGggccacctgatgactggattATTTTGGATGCCTTGTACTATAATAAGTTGTAAGGTACAATTAACTACATGTGAATGTTTCTCTTTTGATGGAGGCGAGTTCATTCCTTTCGGTATAAACTAAAGATGTCTGTTTAAGGACACTTCAAAAGGGTGGTAAAGACGAAGTCATGGTCTGACTTATCGAAAGTTGGCCCACCTTAGAGGTCACTTGGGAAAAAAATCATCACTctacaatggaaagtgagtttattgcacTTGGCATTGCTTGTAAAGAAAGTGAATGGCTAAGATACCTACTGATGGAAATTCCATATTGGCCAAGACCTACTCCTGccatatctatcttttgtgatagtcaggctactctttgtcgtgctatgagtaagacttataatggtaagtctagaaatgtaggtctaaggcataactttgttaaaggattgctcagagatggagtaatcacagtggaatatgttaaatccatcctgaacttagcagatcccttgacaaaaggtttatcaagagatcaaataaggagaaccactaaaggaatgagactaagatccataaagatataactttcactcttgatggcaaccctacctatgttttgaaatataggctaggttcaaagggacaaacaagtcaagtatgtgactgaaatatacactagaaaaagaaaatttgagtctCATTCCTAAAAGTCTAGTGTTTGGTTTCTGCATTTCATAAGAGGCTGAGTATTAATTCTTAATAGATCTATAAGAAGACTTTGTTGAGATGAAGcagaatcatctttgatagatctacctatatgagcagagaagtgaggccgcttttgaagagattgggatcgtctctagaatattcatgaaataaggatacgcacaaggccagaaatgtgtgaacttttagatctccaattatatatgaatagatgtgtgttatgtgtccggtgagtcatttaaggtccttagttcaagactaatgggtcactaagtacctggcataactttgatacatatacactaaagtaaatattcaaatccaaaagatacctttacttatgcacctatttatactgatatgccattcgttctagaatctgattttatttttgaaattgtgggggattgttgtgttttttagataaaaataaatttcaaaaataaaagttatttttagaaagtaaataaatatattaattatttaaactttccataaatagtgtgtatagtcagtcggtaagagaaggggtttttgcttatgcaaccagggttcaaatctcctcgaggacggtGCGAAGCACCGTCCGCGCACACACGTGGcatgggctgtagggctgcttgggcgctttttggcgctttattaggcgcacttagcacttcgcatcgtcgcaaggagcaaaaagatagtctttttggcacatggttcaaacttttttggccatggtacaactggaattgaacgagggtttatcctgatgattttatgacctttgttgattaagagtaattgtgacatgattgtacatgtggcacctatgccatgtgtcgcttatgtggattcagtttttcctgttggataactgctcctgtctgaatgggtacagaaataactgccatatgacatagagtcatgtcctttcatggaaagacaattatttgctgtgaatggatATGAATTTCTTAaagaggctctttagcacctcttcagaaagaaatccataacccttcagttgatataaattctggatactataatccagaagcatagactcttaattcttaacattatatcattttctgtgcaattactctcgatctaatctcttactgagttttttctgaacgtcttaaggcatatcggtgtcaaaattagagatctgttcaatacttaaatgtgtaaattttcgtgttaaaaattggattgagagttcattgtatcctgaagacaatttgcagatttccttcgtttgcacttgctgaaatttttagaaaaaagggcagcaaatctgtcttgagaaatcgactattcaagtcgtgccttgaacccgatagatctaatcgttttcttctatcctccgttgtgtattaGGTTTCTAACAATTTATAGATGATTCCAATCGATGATCACTAAATTATTTGAAGGTCGACATCTCGAGTATAGTTCAAAAAACTTAAAGGCTGAAATGCGCGTTTAACTAACAAGCTTTCAGGCAACTAACAAGCCAGCAACGACTGAAAAACCAAGAagttgaaaaacaaacaaaaggaaaagaaaaaaaaaaaaaaaactcaaactcaaaaagCCAGCCTAGTCAACTCAACTTGGCCAGAAATCGAGCCCAGTCACCACGAAACTCACTAGCAAGCTTGACTAGTTTCATACATGGGTTGAGTTGTCGAGTCGGCTCAACTACTTGGTTGACTCAAACTGAGTCGCTAGCCGAGTTGATTCATTTTTCAGTAGAAAACAGTCCCTACCAGCAAGATGAGCACAACTTTTGTGATTTATGATTTAACTTAATTATTTTTACAGTCATATCATTTCTAAGTATCCACTATTACtcttagtttaattattaaatatttagtCAAGTCGAATTGAGTCGACCCGACTGGATTGGACATCCATTTGAGTGgagttttttagtttttaaattATGGCCTCAAAAGTTGGTTTTGATATGCAATCCTTATTTTATGTTAAACATAGACAAGGGGTTTAAGTAGTTAAGAAGAAGATAAGAGATGATTAACCTACAAAATAATAAGAAATGCATGGCTTCAAGGTGCACTATGAGCACTGAGAGTAGGTGCAAAATGAtatttggttgtaccaaatatcatgaaatttcagaaTTAATCAgaagcctaaattttggtgtgatatTTAATGGATAGAATGGATTTCATACAATTATCACAAAGGGCTTTGTAAAAATCTATTTTGAACATCTCTCTCAACTTTTCCCATGTGGCCCCTTGATACATATatcagcttttttttttaaagctctgGAACTGACAGTGACAAAAAACAAGGGTGGGCGTCCAATAAAATTCCCTTAAAACCCAAAAGAAATTTGCAAACAATTGGAAGATGACACTCATATCGATTTTTAAGTGGCCCACAATAAtgcatatgtgaaatccactcccacCATTAAATGGGTTATCCCACGTTAGCCCTATGTATAAAAATCAGTTTATGTGTGATTCAGGTgaggccacactaaaggaagcaaTTTGAGAGAGAAGCCGACCCTTGATTTTTACCGGCTAATTGTGATGATcttatgaaatccaccccaaccattagatgccacaccaaactTCAAGCCTGGGACCAAAAATTTAGGtccatctgtgattcaggtgcTCCACACTAAGAGGAATAGCTTGGAGAGTAAGCGTTGCcctgtacattgtttccaatcatgtggtccacctaaatcatggatgaagCTAATTTTTGGACcctaggcctaacatggggtgaaatAGTTGTTGGTTGGTgtgaatttcatataaacattacattggaaaAGATCCCCAGGACCATTGGGATCAGGGTAAATGAAGATAAGGAAAGGAAATTGGTGGTAAATGGCACCTGAGGTGTGTTTGGATTGGTGCATATGTGTGaagatgaaataaaataaaataagagtaaACTGTTCAGTaaatgaaaataatttctaaaaaattaTTCCAAAGTGAATGGGGTGAAATGTCCTGTTGATCTCCGCTGGGAGGTTGCAAAGTTTTGCTACAAACGTTCGTTGTACACGTGGCGTGCTAATGATACTTggaaacaattcaaatattagcTACGTTAATGAAATCATaccaataaaataatttataccaCCCAAAGGTTGATCAtctaaatagatggttaaaagatGGTTAAAAGACATAGGCAAACCGCTtgtttataatatttacatttgtGGCCATCCAATGGTTTGAAATTTCCTCACTtttggctaaagtatatatttcattaGGTTTATTATATTCATTTtattaaatattacatatgtaaactaatttaagatattaaaattgatttagaatATAACTTATTCATGTGAgtacattaaaaaattcaaatgcatttcaaTTTCTCCAATTTTCTCCCGTGTAACTACCATCCATACACAATTAAACAAGCCGGAGTAGTTACTCCCCGTTCATATACCCCCATGCCATTTCTCATTTACATTCCATTTATAAGCTCCCAAATAAGCCCCTGGTCATTGTATGGTTGGTTTGCCTAAGCAATTGTACGGTTCATCGGTTTTTTATTCCATGCATATGAGCCCATGGCCTTCGTAGCCTAAACCGTTGATCCAATCGATTTTATGGAGTTGTCCCAACAAACTACGAAATTAGACATCCTAATCCTTGAAATTTGTCTGGCCCACAGTAAAATAGGCTACATCACAATGGATGTATGGTGCAAGCTTACAGCTCATTAGGAAGGGCATGTAATGCACACATCAATCTGGACCTTCCACATTTTGTCATCCTTGTGGGATTGGCCGGACGATTTTCACTCTCTGATTTTGCATGCTGAATTTCGTCCGCGGAAAATTCTCTCAACCATCCACTCGATGGGCACCACTTGGATGGTGATAAGACACCGATCTAAGAGATTTGCAGATCTGTGTCATTTTTATGCTGCTCATGACATTTAAAGATGATCTGAAGCGTTAGATCAAACAGACTTTTAAGTTTCCCTACCATCTGCTCTCATCTTAGACTCGGATCGCATAGTGTATCACACAACACCGATCGTAGGTAATGTCTGCCGCTGGAAAAGAtctatggacccaccataatatgtgttttgtccacaccgtccatacttttttccaggtcattttagcgtatgagcccaaaaattgaggcagatccaactgtcagctggaccacactataggaagtagtggtgattgagtgcccaccattaaaaacttctgaagggctacaaaagttttcgatcaatatgatattattatttccccttcatccaggtctatgttatagaatcaacaggttggatggaaaataaacattacagtggggtatCAATAGTTTTaaattgtggacgttcaatcgaccctgtttcctgtagtgtggtccacctgagattaggatctgcttctttttttgagTCATgaactaaaaatatttaaaacaatgaatggacggaatagataaaacacatatggcATAGTAGGTTAACAGAGCATTTCCAAGTAGCACATATAATCGAGGGTGCTGTGTCTACCACACACAATCCGTGtccagggctgtcaatgggccgggctttgGGTAGGTCTTGGCCTGGATTTTAAACTATTTCGGGCCACCTTTCTTTAAAATTCTGATTTATAAGCCCGAGTGGGGCCCTTGACACCCCTATCCGTATCCAGCCCCTCGGAGCCACGGTTTAGCGACGCCTGCTATCCCGAATACAGCAATGTGGGTTGGAATACTGGACGTGAGGCCATATCGGATTATGaattgtatatctactccgtccatccgttttttcagctcattataGAGAATggaccaaaaaattaagcagatctatatctcaagtcgaccacaccgcaacaaacagtagtcattgaacgcctaccattataAAATTACTacagtccaccgtaatgtttattttccatcaaacccgttgataaggtcactaagatctggacgaagggaaacacaaataccagcttgatcaaaaactttgtggCCCATTACAAGTTTTTAAAGATCACTCAAtagtacgtttttttttttttttttgttgttgttgtggtatggtccacctgagttttggatctggttcatttttcgATCCATGCTCTAAATTAATCTGGAAAATCGgatagacggcgtagatatacactggatacatcgaggtgggtcccgcgatcagggtcccacccacatcgctcGATTCGGGGTCGCAGCGAAGTCGCCGCCCGGTTTTACAGACCGCGGTAGAAACTGCCCTCGTTTCTCTGTCAGACGCCACTACTGTTttttcacagagagagagagagagagagagagagtccgaaTGAGGTTCTCAGCTTCTTCAGCGTTCTCACCACGGCTGCCTCGGTTATGCATAAATCCAAGCACTCTCCGTTCAACCTCAACCTTCTGCCCTTATCCTGCGCACCCTTGCGAGCAAACCCCTCAACATTCAAACTTTCAACTGAAACCCTCCTTAGAATCAGGATTTCCGGATAAACCCATCTCAGAAACAGGATTTCCAGAAACCCCTATTACAGATACAAAATTTGTAGAGAATCCCACCTCAGAAACTGTAATTCCAGAAAAGCCCACATCGGAAACTGTATTTCCAGGAGAAATTCATCGCCCCTCAAACCTTGTCCTCTCTCAAGATCATGTAATAGAGGTTCTTCTCAACAACCGCGACAATCCCGAATCCGCACTGAGATACTTCCACTGGGCCGAGCAGCAGCGAGGATTCATCCGAGGTGTCGATTCCCTGTGCACCATGCTCCAGATCCTGATACAGTCGGGGAAAATCAGCAAAGTTCGCTGGCTTTTGCAACGGTCGATTTCAGGCAGCTCCGGTCCCAGTCCAACCGTCCTAGTAGATCGTCTGATAGAGGTCTCCAGAAGGTGCAATTCCAAAACTCCTTATCTATTCAAATTAACATTAGATAGTTATGTGCGGAATGGGCAGCTCAAAGAGGCTATCGAGTGTTTTACTGCGATGGTGAAAAATGACGTAGTCCCCGGCATTAGGTCTAGAAATATCCTCTTGGCTGCTTTGGTGCGATCAGATATGATTCTGGAAGCTCGGGAGTTGTATATGGAGATGCAAGATAGAGGAAGAGATTGCAATTCTTTTACTCTCAATGTGATTATGCATGCTTGTTTGAAAGAAGGGAAGCCTGAGGAAGCCGAGGAGTATTTCATAGAAGCAAAGTCTCGGGGATCTGAGATCGATGCTATTACATATAGTACAGTGATTCAGGCAGTTTGCAAGAAACCCAATTCAAAGAGAGCTTGTGAATTGTTGAAAGAGATGAGAGATTTAGGTTGGTTTCCGTCCGAGGCTGTATACACGAGCGTAATTGGAGTTTGTATGAAGCAGGGGAATATGGTAGAGGCGTTGAGGTTAAAGGATGAGATGATAAGAAGTGGACATCTGCTGAATTTGGTGGTCGCGACAAGTCTGATAAAGGGCTATTGCATTCAAGGTGACTTGGATAGTGCTTTGGACATGTTCTCCATGATGGTTGGTAGTGGGATTGCTCCCAATGGTGTTACCTATGCGGTCCTGATTGAAGGTTGCTTTAGAAATGGGAATATGGAAAAGGCGATGGAGCTTTATGGGCAGATGAAAATGATGGGGATTTCACCGAAT contains:
- the LOC131237024 gene encoding pentatricopeptide repeat-containing protein At3g54980, mitochondrial-like, whose product is MRFSASSAFSPRLPRLCINPSTLRSTSTFCPYPAHPCEQTPQHSNFQLKPSLESGFPDKPISETGFPETPITDTKFVENPTSETVIPEKPTSETVFPGEIHRPSNLVLSQDHVIEVLLNNRDNPESALRYFHWAEQQRGFIRGVDSLCTMLQILIQSGKISKVRWLLQRSISGSSGPSPTVLVDRLIEVSRRCNSKTPYLFKLTLDSYVRNGQLKEAIECFTAMVKNDVVPGIRSRNILLAALVRSDMILEARELYMEMQDRGRDCNSFTLNVIMHACLKEGKPEEAEEYFIEAKSRGSEIDAITYSTVIQAVCKKPNSKRACELLKEMRDLGWFPSEAVYTSVIGVCMKQGNMVEALRLKDEMIRSGHLLNLVVATSLIKGYCIQGDLDSALDMFSMMVGSGIAPNGVTYAVLIEGCFRNGNMEKAMELYGQMKMMGISPNVFTFNSLIRGFLGKKMWEEALKLFNEAVEFGAANVFTYNNLIYWLCNEGRMRDACDLWDKMVLKGVAPSIVSYNNLILGHCKEGNMVEASTVFSQMHEEGIKPNVVTYTTMMNGYFKKGEFNQAFNLHNQMLDLRIAPNDFTFNTIINRLCKAGRTSEAVDMLKKFAEEGFVPICMTYNSIIDGFIKEGSMNLALSMYHQMCESGVSPNVFTYTSFIDGFCRNGSIDLALKMWNEMKNKGLQLDVAAYNALIDGFCKKGNMDSARELFEELVRVGLAPSTVIYNTLIGGYRNQNNMEAAFDLHKRMFEEGIPCDLATYTTLIDGSLKVGNILFASELYAEMLAKGVEPDIITFTVLINGLCNSGQLENARKVLDDMDREKKCPNVLVYNALIAGYFREGNMQEAFRLHDEMLDRGLVPDDVTYDILVNAKVESNVSLAGR